DNA sequence from the Sphaeramia orbicularis chromosome 13, fSphaOr1.1, whole genome shotgun sequence genome:
atttatatcaacttttttttttctccacttttttttttctccctgactctgattttcaatgttcttcctctaaatgtctctaatatttttcctgctctgactgtcaaTAATTTCCATCTATTgtcatctgactgaggaagaaaaatctaccattaaactacagtgaaatattgaCGTTTATCAACTATAGggacataaatctgtggacacatcatgtctccagctgtcagatgtcctgttcatgaggatcagacacagaaacatcaatattaataatcaataggatatccatcccataatattaaactatattataacatctGTGTATTCGTTTGCTGTGAAGATAATGAAATGTTACAGTCACTTCAAATTCCTAATTATACATCAATGTATTTGACACTAACAACATTTTTGAAATGTGTACTAACATATGAAGTCTCTGTTTATATGTTCgatttttcactaaaatatattCAGTCACACAGAAAGTGGTCGCACTCATGGAAGctgaacaaaccaaaacaaacatatTATGACTATTTTGACAACTCAAAGATATATTTGTTGTACAATGGAACAGAAACATTGAATTTAACATGATAAGTGTTCATTAAAGCgaagagaaaacactgaaatgatcAGGACTTATTAGTATTTGGTTCTTTTCCTTAGAATTAAACTTGACTCAGATGACACAGGCCACTTTAACTCTGCTGTTTCTGTTTGATCTGTAATAACGTCAGGAGTTAAAGGAGGAAATCACACGGATCCTCACGGCAAACAACCCATTTGCCCCCCAGAACATCGTCCGCTACAGTTTCAAGGTAACAAACTCAGAACATCAGAGGTATCTCACATCCAGACAGACTGTCAGAGTTTGAGTCTGTGCCTTCACGTGTTAAATAGgacacacaaatgtacatcaAATACTGAGAATCATAGAAATGATTTCCATCAAGTCACCTCATGTATGTCCTGAACCTTTCCCTTCCCTTAAAATTATGGGTAAAAGTACTTAAATGAAAACTTTGAACTTGAAAACTTTACGTTGTTTGAGAATCATTCACtcagaatcttttatttttaacCTCCACCACAAACTCAAATGAACTCATCGTGTTCTATTTgatgatgttgttgttttttgtgtgtcgtAGGAGCGTTCGTACAAGTCGACCAGTGTGGTGGATCAGATGGCTGTTCATTTTGTCCTGGAGGGAAACCTCCTGCATCAGGACTCTGATGAGGCGCGTAGACTCCGGGCCAAGGAGGGGCTCTTTGAAGGTCACTCCTCTAACATACTGCAGTAGGACGGTGGATTTACTGATGGAAACCACGTGTTAACATGGATTTTTGTAGCATGTGCTATTACTGgattcagtttttttgttgtaaTGCATGCATCGTACCACAGGGGGTCAGTAGTGTCTCTAGTGCCATAAAATGAATCAATAATTTGGTGTTTTAAAGGAATGAACGTATATGTGTAAACTCTGAGCACTTCCACCTGTAGGAATGTTCTAAAACAGTCGGTTTACTTTCATAACAGTCCACTGGTCTGCTGATGTGTTTGTGCAGAGACGACAGTGGTGGATGCTGAAGCAgaacctgaggaggaggaacCAGAAACCCCGGTACTGAACATATGAAACCCAGAGCGGTGGTTAGTGTTGGACAGTGTTATGGATGTGATGATTTCAGAGTGGGTTTGGTTCCAGGCCACTCCAGTAGAGGACGGAGGGGACATGGAGGAAACAGGAGAGGACGACAGACCGGACAGTGTCGCCTCCAAAACCGACAAGAAGGAACCCAAACTGACCAACCAGTTCAACTTCAGTGAGAGAGCCTCTCAGACGCTCAATAATTCACTGAGGGTActtcagaacacacacacacacacacacacacacacacacacacacacacacacacacacacacacaccatcacaaAGACAAAGTCCAAACATTTATGTTTATGTGACTcaactgtactgtactatatattatatacaatATACTGCATACTATATACTAAACTaacactatactgtactatactaaactaatattatactgtattatactaaactaatactatactgtactatactaaacCAATACTACACTCTACTGTACTATACTAAActaatactatactgtactatactaaacCAATACTACACTCTACTGTACTATACTAAACTAATACTATACTGTATTATACTAAACTAATACTATACTCTACTGTACTAAACTAATACTATACTCTACTGTACTAAACTAATACTACACTCTACTGTACTATACTAAACTAATACTATACTGTATTATACTAAACTAATACTATACTCTACTGTACTAAACTAATACTACACTCTACTGTACTATACTAAACTAATACTATACTGTATTATACTAAACTAATACTATACTCTACTGTACTAAACTAATACTACACTCTACTGTACTATACTAAACTAATACTATACTGTATTATACTAAACTAATACTATACTCTACTGTACTAAACTAATACTATACTCTACTGTACTATACTAAACTAATACTACACTAATATTACACTATACTAACTTAATACTAtattatactgtactatactaacCTAATGctttactatactgtactatgctATACTAATACTATACTGTCTCTGTACGTTGGAACTCTTATTTTTCTGTAGGACAGATGCTGCCAAACTGAACCTCCGCCTCGTGTTACCTTCTCGGATACTGCTAATCAGGTGGTGTAGACCCTGACTTGTTTCAAAAACTTGTTTTCGCCTGGCTTGTTTTCACTCAGTAAATAACGGCTGTTTTGTTGTTGCAGTGGAAGACCTATGACATGTATGAGATGGAGACGGagaagcaagaaaaaaataaagacaaacagaaCGCCACACCAAAGAAGGAGAACGACAACAGCAAGAAGAAGATGATGCTGATAGAGACTCAGGTATATCACCTGCCTGTCTACAACACAGCATTAGTACCTCTAATTATTCCATTTATGTGTCAAATTTAAGAGGTGATGTGAAGTGTTTATCAAATATTAAGAAATAATGATAAATGGTCATTAGACTGTTGACAATAAAAGGCTGGGAAGTTCTGCCAAAGCCACTGAATGTTCATACTGTGgacttatgtgaccactagagggaggagtgagtcactctgccagtgtCCTATGGTGGGAAAACAAGCAACACGGggtctttgaccaaagcatcagaaagagaTAAGGTGgcatgagaaccattaagaaacaacttctagagtcaaacaaagtgacaaagtgattaaAGCTAGAATCACTGTTGTTTTTCCAATGAAATCAGCTCGAAATGAGGAGTGGAGTTTGACGGGGAAATGACAGAATGTTTAACTATTTATATTGACTTttgtcgtttgttgatccacggttcagactaaactgtgacagctctgaccttgtttgttggattctaaacagatctttacTTCAGCTActgacacaaaccaaacagaaaacagagatgattagtggttttactgtggctgttttcagtctagaaatacagctaagctaacacagctgacagagctataatgtaaactatcagctgatgcaacacgtTATTTTAATCGACTGTCAAAGTAAAACGATGAGTATGTATGAATTTTAGTTTTAAATAAAACTTGATGACTCCGTAATACAGATGTGGAAACTCTGAGTTTTATCCTTTATTTGTTGACAgatccagtctgtggacacataggtttggtttgtctgtgtttttggttctaagtgtgttctggttcaTAACATTTCTCTGCTGTTGAGAGGTCAGAATAGTAATACTACATATAAGCCCTTTAAATTAACACTACCTACTGTTCATGGCGACTATTCTTTGTGATCATTATGTTCTGCGTAAACCTCAGCATTAGAATATGAGCATTTTCCACTCAAATATATCGTTTCATTTTCAGAGTGACACCATCACTAAAGTGTTAAAACCGGCCAAGATCTTGGAACGAATGTGCAACCAGAACATATGTGATGACATAGCACAAGGTTTGTTCCACTGAAAGTACAGttaagtctttaaaaaaaaaaaaaaaaaaagaaagaaaaagggttTATGTGTCACTTCATAGATGTttcttttgtctgtctgtgttctgtCATGGTTTTAAGACTTCAAATACTTTGAGGATGTGTCGGATGAGTTCAGGGACCAGAAGGGGACTCTCCTTCCACTGTGGAAGTTCCACTATGAAAAAGCCAAACTGTCTGTcactgccctctgctggtcagtttcatcaaatctgtcaatgTTCCCATAAACAGACTCCCCACCATACACACAGATTTGGAAATAAGTATGAGCTCACCTGTGCTTTAGTGTAGAACTTGGATATTAtagaccttcagcgtgcacttcTGACCTGCTTTTCTTTGAATATTCATTGTTTCTTAACGTAAGGCTGAGAAATTGTTGGTATTATGTTGCTTTTGCCTTTAGTGAATTTATTACACATATTTTATGTCttataccagattttcactttttCACATTAGACCTTAAATGGCTTTAAGTCACATTTATGACAAATGTTGATTTTCACTAAGTTCTCCCAGTGGTCCATTAATAATATCCTGTACAGTTTATGCACTTGTACTACCGGGTGAGCGTTGAGCTGCATCTGTCCAGCATTTTAAAGTAACACTAGTGAGTGTATCTGTGACTGATGGGAAGATGCACTGACTGACTGATGCCTTTGTGATAAAACAGGAACAAGAAATATCAAGACCTGTTTGCTGTAGGAATGGGATCATGTAAGTACAGAAGAGGACACAGTTTGTCATTTCATACGCAGGGTTCAATCTCCACACATTGTCACAGATAATTTTAATATTCTTTAACAATACCACAGTTGAATTAGCCTTGTAATAGTCCTTTTCTCCAGACTGTAACTGGAGTTCCTAACCCTTGTCTTCCTCCTGTTGGTCCTTTTCTGTACAGATGACTTCAGTAAACAGGGCCATGGTATGCTTGTGTTCTACTCTCTGAAGAACTCGGCCTTCCCAGAGTACATCTATCCCACCAGCTCTGGCATCTTGTGCCTGGACATCCATGAGCTCCATTCCCACCTGGTGGCTGTGGGCTTCTACGACGGCTGTGTGGCCGTCTACAACCTGAAGGAGGAGGGGCAAGAACCTGTCTATAAGAGCACAGCCAAGACTGGGAAACACACCGATCCTGTCTGGCAGGTAagtaccctaaccttaacctatcCTTACTACCCCTCATCCTAATCTTACCCCTTACTCTTAACCTTACCCTAAACCttatcctaaccctaactttaaccctatCCCTACCCCTAACCTTTATCTTAACTCTACTCCTTACCCTAACTCGGTGAAGGCAGGAGGTGGACCACTGTGTGTTATTCAGACTCATATCTTGGCTCTGTTAACTCTCATCTTAAGAGCTTCCATCAACCAGCTAATTGGGAATGTAGATTAATTAATTTACTATCATTAATTTAGCTCTATATTTTTCACACAGACCTCCAGTTTTTATCTCACCAGTCGATTGGTCATGAGCTGTTGTAAAGGTGCTGTGtccagaaatttagatttttgtattttttattaatattttcaaatattctacctgttcctttccttctgctGGTCCTTccgttgatggtttagaacaggggtctcaaactcagatcctcgagggccggtatcctgcatgttttagttgtttccctcttccagcacacctgacggtcgttaccaggcttctgcagagcttgatggtaggcttatcatttgaatcaggtgtgttggaagagggatacatctaaaacatgcaggattagtggcccttgaggaccggagtttgagacccgtggtttagaacatgtaaatggttccggatatcagtctagttcctattggtcactgatagaagtcatatctggactgtgattggatgagttgagttctcctccagtgaaagtcccggcCACATCTAtggttagattgatgtgcatccagaccacagaactggaacatagaaAAGAACCTGACATAGGACacattttcctggttctgatcaacatagaacagacactgatggacagggacactggaactgttttgtaggttgttgtttttttttaatgtgtaagtAACATTGTTCTGTTGTGTGTCATTCAGGTGCAGTGGCAAAATGATGACATGGACAACAACCACAATTTCTATTCTGTTTCCTCTGATGGCCGAGTCGTGTCCTGGACCCTGGTTAAGGttagatacacaaacacactaataATTCACTGTTATTATTCCATATGTGagacacaactgcagatccaggTCCTGACACCAGGCACCGCCCTCCTCTACGTCcgaaataaaataagacaaaaactaagTGTACAAGTAAAGAACAACGGAGGTTCAGGATGGCATGACTTTTTGTGTACTCACATTACTCAGTCACCTGCTGCTTTATGTTTGGACACATACAGTCTGATTTGTGTGGTTATTTTATAATGTACATGTTAAATACAGTCTTATTTTTGTGGTTATTTTAATTTACGTGTTAAATACAGTCTTATTTTTGTGGTTATTTTAATGTACATGTTAAATACAGTCTTATTTTTGTGGttattttaatgtacatgtaGTGCCTGTAGCCTGATTTGAAAGAAAACACTACAACACATACATTCTCTCTAGGTTCGGAAAGCTGGTAATAGTCATGCAATGATACCATAAAGTTAACAGTTGACAATTTATTGCAACAACAATAACACTTGACAGTGTATGAAAATAAAAGGTACCCAAAACAaaccacaataaaataaaatagagctCTTCCCCAAAgaattgaaaaataataaaataaaataaataaaagttcaaataaattgtccctccttctttctcagaaGGTACGTGCTCAGTTCAGttctgtgtcttgtgtgtgtaatGGTCTATTCAAATGGTTACTACCCAGGTAGATTTTGAGTATGAAATGTTCTTATCTGCATCACAAATGAAGTGAAGCGATGTCTTTAGTTCCTCGGAGTGGATCCCACAGTTAGCCAGACCGTGCACCGTTCCGTCTGAGTTGTTCGTCCTTCCTGGCTCACCACCGAACCACCTTGGTTCGGAATTTGAGTCAAATCCAAATCCAGCAAAACGAAAAAACCAGTCTACACATACAGTGCAGAACAAAAAATCATTACTCTCTATTCAAATCATGACATCTTTCTGTTTCCACTTCTCATTCTATTACTATTACACTCAATACCGAGATACAGAATACAGCAATCAAAGCATTGTAAATGAGATTTACAGTACATCTTAAGTATTTCAATCATGACAATGACCTATCATGAACTTATATCTTAGTATaaatgcacttatttatttaaataaagcattatttgtattttaaaacAGCTCTACAAATCAATATTTATCTTTTAAACCATCAATTGTATATCTTTTTAACCcttctttttaaacaaaatgaatattttaacatCTTCAGTGCAGTAAAACCCATAATGCACATTACATTTATCAACAAAGACTTCCTCTATCTATCATAACTGGCATCATatgctgtctctttctctctcatatGTTACAGTAGTGGCATTTTAGCTTAACAAGCCACACATGAGCATTCGTATTGCAGACAATACTTAAATTAGCCTAGTAGTGCTAACCTCAATTAATGTTAGCCTC
Encoded proteins:
- the dnai1.2 gene encoding dynein, axonemal, intermediate chain 1, paralog 2, producing the protein MPMPNNTTAASTRKQKGAGAKSTKAASRKKDEEEGVEMVDGLDEAPVKPKDQLELSEAELKEEITRILTANNPFAPQNIVRYSFKERSYKSTSVVDQMAVHFVLEGNLLHQDSDEARRLRAKEGLFEETTVVDAEAEPEEEEPETPATPVEDGGDMEETGEDDRPDSVASKTDKKEPKLTNQFNFSERASQTLNNSLRDRCCQTEPPPRVTFSDTANQWKTYDMYEMETEKQEKNKDKQNATPKKENDNSKKKMMLIETQSDTITKVLKPAKILERMCNQNICDDIAQDFKYFEDVSDEFRDQKGTLLPLWKFHYEKAKLSVTALCWNKKYQDLFAVGMGSYDFSKQGHGMLVFYSLKNSAFPEYIYPTSSGILCLDIHELHSHLVAVGFYDGCVAVYNLKEEGQEPVYKSTAKTGKHTDPVWQVQWQNDDMDNNHNFYSVSSDGRVVSWTLVKNELVFTDIIRLSLNGAVSEGPEAVHEPIVVGGTSFDFHKHIDYLFLVGTEVGQIYKCSKAYSTQFLETYEAHSMAVDAVKWNHFHPKVFISCSSDWTIKIWDHTINSPMFTFDLNSAVGDFAWSPYSSTVFAAVTTDRTVHVFDLSVNKDQALCQQTVVSKKKTKLTHIDFNPVYPIIIVGDDQSCVTSLKLSPNLRRTPKGKKRQELPKGPETEVAKMEQLLRLLREPDPTTV